One window of Clostridiales bacterium genomic DNA carries:
- a CDS encoding polysaccharide deacetylase family protein: MKKKFLVCSNIIILALFLIVASKNNSKFVELEEKDYAKVFSTEITGNLINQNKFIEDIAMNTNSKEVLRWGIRRNKDHNIPFADPGTPELLKKYNSYYVGDASGKKIYLTFDEGYENGYTGSILNTLKNENVKAVFFITGPYLKGHPELVERMIKEGHSVGNHTVNHPSLPEISDQKIKDEVRNLEYTFFKDFNEHMTFFRAPKGEYSERTLKITNDMGYINLFWSVAYDDWYRDKVRGKEYAHKMVTQNLHNGAIILLHAVSKDNAEALGDIIKSARELGYEFGDCKKDFVR, translated from the coding sequence ATGAAAAAGAAATTTCTAGTTTGTTCCAATATAATTATATTGGCTTTGTTTTTAATTGTAGCATCCAAAAACAATTCGAAATTTGTTGAACTTGAAGAAAAAGATTATGCAAAAGTTTTTAGTACAGAGATAACGGGCAATTTAATCAATCAGAATAAATTTATAGAAGATATAGCTATGAATACGAATAGCAAGGAAGTGTTACGATGGGGGATAAGAAGGAATAAAGATCACAATATTCCATTTGCTGATCCGGGGACACCAGAGTTGTTAAAAAAGTATAATAGTTATTATGTGGGAGATGCAAGTGGCAAGAAAATATATTTGACATTTGACGAAGGATACGAAAATGGGTACACAGGCAGTATATTAAATACACTAAAAAATGAAAATGTAAAGGCGGTATTTTTTATAACAGGGCCTTACTTAAAGGGTCATCCTGAACTTGTGGAGAGAATGATAAAAGAGGGCCATTCAGTAGGTAATCATACAGTAAATCATCCAAGTTTACCTGAAATAAGCGATCAAAAAATAAAAGATGAAGTGAGAAATTTAGAATATACTTTTTTTAAAGACTTTAATGAACACATGACTTTTTTTAGAGCACCCAAGGGAGAGTACAGTGAAAGAACATTAAAAATTACTAATGATATGGGATATATAAATTTATTTTGGAGTGTAGCATATGATGATTGGTATCGTGATAAAGTAAGAGGAAAGGAATATGCGCACAAAATGGTTACACAAAATCTTCACAACGGAGCAATAATTTTGCTTCATGCAGTATCAAAA